From the Leishmania braziliensis MHOM/BR/75/M2904 contig, possible fusion of chromosomes 20 and 34 genome, the window CGTTTTCCGCTATTTTGCTTACACGCGTACGTTTGCAATGAAGTGCCATGAGTGCTCAGCTCTCCTCCGTGCTACATCGCTTTAACTTTGCCTTCTCTCAGCGTGATGCTGCGGGTGcattttgtttgttttcAAAGTATCACTCTGCGTGGTGAGAGCGCGGCGCTAAAACTAGTGAATAGTTTTTTTTATACGCGGATCAGACAAAGCATAACACGAAGGGCAACGATGCGGCAGGGACGAAGACAGGGTGGGAttagagggagggggggtggggggcatATGGGTGCAACTGAATACGACTGGAActttcctccctcaccctcccgTTCTCCACACCACTGTGCTATACAGTCCATATAGGCCGAAATGGTAAAGCCCCGTCGTCACCGCCAAAACACCACCAACTCCAAAAGAGTTCGAAAATAAAAAGACAAGCCCATAAGTGTAAGCGCACTCACGGCGGTGCAAGAGTGTGTCAGAGCCCGTCATGCAAGCAGCAGAATCTCTGCGTGTgatctcccccccccacaaaAGAGGTGATGGAGTTCTTGTGAACCAGAGTCCCGGCGATGTGCCCTCCCATCGCCGCAAAGTGGAACAAGTGGTCTGCGGCCAGCCAAAACGTCTGCTggaaggaagaaggagaCACGTGAGTGCAGCACGAAGACGCGGCGAAATTTGTCCCCCCAAGTTGTGGAGGGGCAGTCAAAAGCGCATGCGACTCGCAGGAGCTGccagcaccacacacaacCTACTTTTCAGCCTTTCACCTTCTTTACTCAGTCGCTCGAGATCAATTTTTTGCTCGCCACTTGTATTTCATGGCGTTGCAACATTAGCCCACAAGGACGACTGCGCGCATGCTTGTGTAGAAGATGACTTCTGCACATTCGCGGCTTCAGTACAATTCCTTCCCTTTCGGTGCCtgcacacgctgcacctcAACGACatgatagagagagagggccaAAATGAAGAATaaacagagagggaagagcgcCAGAACGCAAGCAGGGCGCAttcccacacacgcacccaaCGCTCTCTCACTGGCGTGGGCCCCATTTCCGCGGACGAGTATCCCCCGATCAGGTGTCCCCCCCCGCTCGCGCTCCCGATAGGGCTGCCCACAAGCAGGGAGACCTACGcatcccccttctccaccacccAAGGCTCTCCGGTTGTGGTGGGTAGCCAaggtggtgggtggggcaGAAGCAAACGCCTACAGTGACTCGGCTCCACGATATCTGAAATGAGGAGGAGACCAGGCTGGGGAAAAGAGACGACAAGCGGCTGGTGAGGGATGCCGTCGGAACGGTGCAGAGGGCGATGACTCACTCCTCAGCACCGCATCCTTTTTTACAATCGCGCTTGCCCCCTCCACTCCCGCGGAGAGCCTCCacagaacgaaaaaaaaagagtcaGTGTATATACGCGTGTGCCTCTATGTGAGGCAGAACGAGTGGCGTGTGCACCtgcagaaggagagggagggacgaGAGAACAGGAAGCAAAACGAGAAGAGGTTGGAGGGGTTGttggtctctctccttcacagAAAAAAGACGCAAAGGAAAATGTGAGTCACCGTCGAAAGTAGCGCATTCCAGCATGCGTGTGtagcgaaagggagagagaggtggaagaggtggGTAGAAGGTGTGGCTGGTGGAGCAGGGAAAGAGATCGAGGGCaaacagacacacagacacaagcacacttgctcctccagctttGTTCTCCTACGGGGGGTGGCCCATGGCGTGAGCTGGCGATATTGATGAAAGTAAGAATGAGGTGTCTTGGAAGAGGACAAGCGgcacggaaaaaaaaaaacgagaaaaggaaagcgaagAGAACATCAGGTGTAGCGAAGGAAATGACAGCAAAGCGCACCAGCAGAGACGAAGCAGAAGAAGACAGCGGCGCCTGAGGGTGAAAGCATACATAGCGTTCGAGACGTGAAAGCAGCGATGTGAGAAGACAAACAGACCCACACCCAGAGAGGTATCTGCACCATCCATCTCCCCCATACAGCGATGAGGTCTGACGAGGGAATgggtggagagaagcgacaCCACTACCATCACGCCGTAGCATCGACGGAGAGTTGTGGAGAACAAAGGGAggcgtagagagagaggacaatGTGGCGGGTGTTCATGCTGCATCAAGTGCTCCATGGGGCACCGCCAACTCTTTTAAGGCAAAGTGGACGAGGTCGTTATGGTGGACGAGTTTTCCGCCACGAAAAGCAAGCCTTTACGGATGTTCTTCTCCAGGTCCGGTAGGCAGCggtccagctgctcctcctcataCTCGTCCagggggggcagcggcagcacccgCTCAACTCCCTCCTTACCCACCTCTACGGTGCTGCCGAAGAAGCGGCACTTATCCGCAAACAGTGGGCTTTCGACAAAGGAGCAGCGCAATAAATTTTTCTCGCCATCCATCGCACGCAGCACCCCTTCTGTCCACTCCGCAGCCGCAAGTGCCATCGACAACGATGAAGACCCATGACCCTCCTTTGCCCTCACCACCTCGtcaccacccacacgcacccgATGTGTGAGGTACTCGGCCTGCTCCCGCGTCAACGCCACGCCAGACtgggagaaaagaggaactATGGTCTGCCCGCTGTGCCCTCCAATGACGGGCACGTCCAGCGTCTCCGGGTCCAGGCCAGCGAAGTCGCCCAGCATCTTGCGCGCCCGCATCATGTTCAACGTGATTAGGCCAAACACTTTGCGAGGGTCGTACACCCCAGCCCTCCGCAGCGTCTCTGCCGCGACGGGCACCAAGCTGTTCAATGGATTGCTAATAATGGCCAAGATAGCCTTGGGGGAGTacctcgccaccgccgcgctcAGCTCGTGCACAGTGAGAGCATTTGTGTTGAAGAGGTCATCGTGGGTCATTCCAGGCCGGCGTGGCATGCCAGCCGGCATCAGGACGACATCTGCCCCATCTAGGGCCTTGTGAATCCACTTTGTCGGGTACCCCGCTATCTTGACCTTGCGCGGAAAATGAGAGAGGTCGACGGCGATGCCGCGCGGCTGCACAATATCGTAGAGGGCTAGATCACTGACTCGCTTGTTCTGCACGAGAGCCATAGAGAGCGGCTGGCCGATGGCCCCGCTGGCGCCCAAGACGGCGACTTTGAAGCGACTTAAGATCGATTGTTTCATGGCCTGCAGCGATGCGGTGCAAGGGGAACGTGGTGACGGCTAGAGccgagaagagagaacgaggaaaCACAAGAAACACAAAGCACACTCGCTTTCCTCCAACAAAGGCGTACAACTTAGCAGgccgaaaagaaaaaaaaagagcagaagagatagaggcgagaggcgagagggggagagagccgACTCGGTTGTCCGACAGCCGATGGCGGTGGGGGCGCGGGCGCGGACACTGTTTTCACGTAAAGCCGCGCATAGACCCCTCAAGAGACCTCCGTCCTGAGACCCTCGACTGGGCTCTGTACTCAAGCCTCGCTGCTCACGCGACATCGAGAGTGGCACGTGATGCCAGCGAGTTCACATaagaagcagcagtgaaTAGCACACGCGAGCGGCGCTGATAACCACGACACAGGGGGCACACAACCACCCAGGTTAACACGATCGGCACACGTAGAAAAGAGTACGAGTGTCCAGCagctgggggaggggaggacgTACATCCCTTCTTTGCTCGCGTGCAATGATGTATCATTATCCTTTTCTTGTCGGAGTGCTCTCCACTCTCCACTACGCGATCGGCACTCCAGAGGACAAGGCGCGCGCGCACTGACACCTCATCCGTGCTAAATCGTAGAAAACACCTCAAGCTCCCCAGATaaacaaggaaaagaaaaagcgtAAGACGTCATGCGATGCATGCTCACTACGGCCCCTTAATACGTGTGTTCACCACCATTCAATCAGACGCACCTGCAGAGAGGCGTACAGATAAGCGGCGTGAAGAGTAAGGGTACTGAGGACTGGGGGCCCGAAGCtgtgcagcggtggaggtCAtcgggaaagagaagggcatTTCATCATGCCACAAAAGAAGCTGACAAACaggagaacaaaaaaaaaagcgcaagAGCGAATACATACAAAGCGAGAAATACTGGTGGAAAACACTACCGAGATACGTTGACGAGTAAGTTCGAGacgaaacagagagaagaggcggcggtCGAGAGGACGATGGAAGAACAAACCGCGGAAGAGCCTTCAAGAggaagggcgagagagaaaggctaTTCCGCAGCGAGTGAAAAGGCACACGAGGCAGTCTTGGTGCCGCACGTCACACAAGTCACTGCTGATCGCCCCATCCCTCTTTTCGCGCTCCttatagagagagagagcgaagaaccatgagagaggggaaaaagaggaaagggacgGGGGGAAAGTCGCACAGACGTGCACGCGAGCCTACGCAAccccaaacacacacacgcacacgcacacgcaaaaGCAGAAGCGTCTTAAAACGAGTCGGCCAGGGAGTAAATGCGAGATGAAGAGACCGGGAGGGGTGAGTGAATGGGGACTGGCGATACAGTCgggggggaggtgcacgCACGAAAAAGGAAGCatgagggaaagaaagagaacaaGGCAAAGAAGGGGAAACCCGCCTTGCAGCGTTGTCGTGGCACCTGCAGCCGATTTGGCACTGAAGCACACTGGCCCAAGTGAACGAGGATACAGTACAGAGCTGTGCTAGAGTTGGGAGTAGAGACTTGCACGAGCACCGGAGCACGTCGTTTACTTGGTGACACAGAAAACGCAGCAGCAAACACATGTGCGCTCCCCTTCATCATTGATGTCGCTCTCTGTCCACGTGCAGCATGCCGGGATGAGAGACAGCACTTCGCTAAGCACCGCATAGGTGCgagacgtgtgtgtgtgtgtgtgtgtgtgtgtgtgtgtctgggAACACCACCGCAAGCGCTGAaaaggcgagggagggaggaaagtCACCCTCACTCCCACGTTGTGATATGTGTGTATCGATCACTTCCCCTTCATCCctcagcacgcacacattgGGCACAGCACAGCTCTAGCTTGCACCAATaccccttttcctccgcGCTGACGCTCTTCCTGTGGCGGGGGAGTAGGGTAAGCTCCAACTCCCACATggctgtgcttctctctgcatCACTGCCTTCCGTCGCCACTGTGATCGCTTTCGTCGACCCAGATAAGCCACACAGCCACCTGAAAAAGACGGAGGCGCGTGTGCAaactcaaaaaaaaaaagagaaagagcgaagcACAAAATTGCAAAAGATATTCAGGGGGAAGGCGCCAGAGAGCGAGCCACGCGAGGGGCCGccaaggcagcggcaggggagttcagcaccacacacgcacacacacacggacatAGCACAGAGGAGTGAGGTCTGCACCGCCCACACATGTACCCATGCATGCATCCAtggacacacacatagaggTGCGAAAAGGTACTACGCCGCGCTTGGAGGGAGAAGCAATAAGAAGGGGCGAGGAAGCAGCGCACGGAGTGCACTCGAGGTCGTCACTGTTGCGAAAATAGCTGATGGGCGTCAATCAGGGGGACGAGAAGGAAAGACGGGGGGCGTCGacgcgcgaggaggcgtcagaggcgagggcagcagcacggccCGGCGAGGAGCGGGAGAATCACAGGATAGAAAGGGCGTCACTGACAAAGTCACATCACTTGGTCGATTCGCTGCTGGGCTCTACTCACGATAACGGCAGACATCCTCACAATACTGCAGTTGTGTGTCTGCATGACGTTGCCATACTGTTCGCTGGGTACGAAGCACGAATCGAGCTTACTTGCAGCCAAAAGCGACTCCCTTTTTGATGTTGCCCTGCAGACCCTCCAAGCACTTGGCCATCAGTTTTTCCTCGTATGCGTTCAGCTTCGGCACACAATGAATTTTCTCCACACCATTCTTGCCCAGCTCCACCGGGGAGCTAAAGAAGGTACATGACGGCTCCACACTGCTCTCCACATACGTGCACACTGTGACACCCTTCTCACCGCTGAgggcgcgcagcaccgccgtagCCCATTCGTTTCCCGCGTGCGCCATGGACAGCGTCGCCGAGCCAGCTCCACTTTTCGCCTTCACCACCTCATCCCCACCAAACTGGATGCGGTACgtcagctgctccacctgcTCCTTCGACAGTGACGGGAAGCctgagagcagcggcacaatCGTCTCACCGCTGTGGCCGCCAACGACAGGGACGTCGATGTCGTACGGACTTCTACCGAGCGCCTCCGCAACGAAGGTACGAGCACGGACAACGTCGAGTGTGGTGACGCCAAATAGGCGCCCAGGATCGTACGCGCCGAGCTTCTTCAGCGTCTCCGCAGCCACCGGCACAGTGCTGTTGACGGGGTTGCTGATGACACCGATGATGGCCTTCGGTGCGGCCCTGGCAACCGCCGTCACGAGATCGCGCACGATGCCAGCGTTCGTGTTGAAGAGGTCGTCGCGTGTCATCCCAGGTTTGCGTGGCACACCGGCAGGGATCAACACGAGGTCAGTGTTCTGGACAGCCTTATTGAGCTCCTCCTGCGAGTACCCAGTCACTTTCGCTGACGAGCAAATATGGGAGAGGTCGGCAGCCACACCCGGGGCCCCTTTGATGTCGTACAgcttcagctccttcacGTGCGCGTTATtcttgaggaggagggccaGCGGCTGGCCAATgccacctgcagcaccgagCACGGCGACACGGGAGAAGTACGCCCGAGAGCAGCGCATTCTGATGAGTTACAAAAGGGGTGGGAAAGAAAGCGTATGCGTGCGGATTAGGGAGACGAGGTAGATCTTACAGGGCGAGGCGGTGATTTCGTAGTTGCGGTTGTGAGCTGTGTTGTCAGTAATGTTCTCGAAGCtggtggaggcggaagaAAGCGGGTgaaagcagagagaagagggaagagtggcaaagggagggaggaggcgggatGCTGAGCCGCATCGTGTGCACGTAATTCCATTTGTGCTACATCATGTCCCCCtagcgcgtgcgtgtgcccctCATttgtgccgctgtggcgATAGCAGCGCCGCAACCTCCTTCCACCAAATCAGCGTTATGAAGCCGCACACTGCACACAGAGtgagacgcacgcacgcatacacggaagagggggcgggggtcgCAGAGAAGTCCGTCAACGTAGGGGGCCCCGTGTCTGCCAGAAAGCCAACGCCGGGCACTCAGCACCAGCACTTCCTTTAGCATTAATGATTTCTCCAGAAAAGCACGACGCAGCCTGCGGCCTTCGGTCGTACGTACACAGAGAGGTTTGTAACAGAAAGCGATGCAGCcaaagaggcgcacacatGCCACAACAGTTGTGAGCCTCGACGGGGAACAGAAGGGGTGAGGACAACCACGGAATAAGGCGGCCACAACCGCCGCCCGAACCCGCCTCGTCTTCTCTCATTCACCGCCGTTCCCTCCGCAGCACACCCCAGGGCAGTCACAACAACCTCGTAGCAGCCTCGATTCCTGCCTGCACATCCCTCGCCAACTGCGGTACTGCTGTCTCGATGAGCTCGTGCTCATAGGTCGTCAGCGCCCCCATGGGGAAAATGCGCTGCACACCGTCACGGCCCAACTCCACCCGTGAGCTGAAGAATGACGTCTCGGGCCTCATCGTAGACTCCACGAGAGCGCACTCGACGATTCCAACATCACCGCGCTGCGCCTTGAGTAGCGACGTGGAGAAGTCACAGGTGGCGTAAGCAAGGCTGAGGGCCACCGGCGGTGCAGCTTCCGTGCTCAGTGAGTCGTGTAAGCCAGTACCCACTATAACCTCAAAAGGTACGCCGTAGCTCTGTACCTCCCCGGATATGCGAATGATATCCTCAAGGGGAATACGAAGCCCCGTTTGGGCAATCAATGGGCATGTCGTCACCCCACCGCGTCCTCCAACAACAGGAACGCTCACGTCGTATGGGTTCATgtgaagagctgctgctaccaGCTTCCGAGTCCGTATCACATCGAGCGTGGTGACGCCGAAGAGTTTTCGGGGATCAAACTTGCCTGACGCTTTCAGAAACTCTGCGCAAAGCGGGGTGAGAGCGTTCACAGGACTCGAGACGACAGCAATGTTTCCTTTCGCATCGGAAGCCGCGACCGCATCCATGATGCGACGAGCCATCGGGGCAGCTACTTTGAGGACTCTGTCTCTGTCTTGGTGAAGAGGGTCGAAGCTTCTGCCGAAACAAAGAAGGATTAGCTGTGCATCACGCAGCAACACCGGCCACTGCCCCTCGTCAGCGGCGTAATGCACTTTCGGCAATGTGTCAACGTGAGAGAGGTCCGCGGCGATACCGGCGCCGGGCATGTCATCGTCAGCGGCGGTACTGCAGCACACAAGCTCCTCTACGTGCGGGTTCAGCTTGAGCAAGAGTGAGAGCGGCTGGCCTACCGCGCTGTTGCAGCCGAAGAGCACCACCTTGGCCTTCTTAAGAGCCGCCGGGGAGCGGCGAAAAAGGAAGCTCATAACAAAGTGTGCCAAGTCTGTGTGTGCccgtgcgtctgtgtgctcAGGGTGGGTGCTGTGCGCagcttttttgttttcgcttGGCGTCCGCGCGGAAGTCGCTGTCCACGCAGTCGGGCAGGCTGGGGTGCGGCAACAGGGTACAAAAATACGTGTGGTGCTGTCCGTGGGAAGGTGATCGCGGACCAATGCGCTGTGGGTGGGCAAGCGAGGAGGTCGGAGAGGCACCAGGGGTGAGCAACCGGGGTGCATgccgaggagaagaggaagagagacaaacagCGCAGATGCACCAaaacgagaaaaaagagaagcaaaaacaCACAACGATCACGTAAGGCAGCACCCCATCACACAACACTAAAGCTACAGCACGGAGAGCCGAACCCGAATACACGTTACATGACGCGCGGCGCGCGTGTTAGCCACCACACGGTGCTTCGCCGGCACTGTGTCAAAGACAGCGACAGAAGGCGTCGAAAAGAGGACAGTAACGACACGAACGCATCCTCTCAGCACACTCTCTCCATCAGCAGAGACTCAGCGAGGTGGCGGggcaagagggggggggggggggcagcgaagACCAAGTAGGCACTCGCTGGTCTACTCTCGTTTTGCGAGCCCTTTTCTGTTGCCGAGAACCAACCCTCATCACACCTCGAGGGGCAGCGTACAGTGACCCCAGCAAGCCAAAGGCATACCTCCTTTCGCGCATTCACATACGTTTGTGCCTGTGAGGGTAACGATGTGCTCACCAACGAGCACACGAATACAGCAGCACACATccatgaaaaaaaaaggggtgTACGGAGACGTACAGAGACATAGAGGGAGGCACATACGTAGGCGTTTGTGTGTTCGCGCGCAGCGGTACGCGAAAAGGCCGCGACAGTCAGAAGCGCAGTTGCCGGGGGTCACTCCGCGGCATCTCCTCTGTCCATCCCTCCTGTAGCAGGTATGTACCCGCTGATCTGTGAGCACCGCGTCAAACTCTGCGCTCCCTACGCCTACCATACATCATCTTTACCTCTAGCACCAACCAGCTTGCGGTACTCCTACGCTCACCAGAGCTTCCACCACGGCTTCTTGGCCTTCTTCGCGGTCTGGGCAAAATACAAAGGGTCCAGTACCGCGAAGACGTTGTTTCGTACAGACTCTACATTGCCGCTTGCCTCCACAGTCAGCCACGCATCATTTGCAAAGGTCTTCCGCAGTTCACTAAGCTGCCGGCGATACTGAAACATGCGCTGCACAATGACCTCCGGTTTGTCCTCTGTGTGCTGCTCCAGCGGCTCGCCAGTGTCATCGTCCTTGCCTGCCGTCAGGGGTGGGTTGTAGAGTGTGTGATAGACGCGTCCTGACTTGAGGTGGTACCAGCGGCCGCCGAAACGAGTCAGTAGCTCATTATCTGTAATGTCCAACACGACCACTCTATCGACTTTCACGTTCTCCAAATCCTGCATCAGCTTCGACTGCTTGCGGGTGCACGGGAAGCCGTCCAGTACGAAGCCATTGATGCAGTCCGGCCGCCTCGTAGCCTCGCTGACAACCTTCACAAGAAGCGAGTCAGAAATGTGCTGGTCGTTATCGATCAGATGCTTCAGTTGCGAGCTGTAAGTACTATTGCCAAAGTGCACGGCATTTCGCACGGCCTCGCTCGTGGACACATAGCAGAGGCCGTAGCGCTCCTTCACCACAGACGCGAGAGTTGTCTTACCGCCCTGCGGAGGGCCTTCCACCACAATCTTCATCGCGTACGTGTAGGCGGGCGAAACTAAGCGGACTTCTCACACAGTGCACCCTACCATCACGGAAAATAGGATGAGCGCTGCGAAGGAATACAAGGCAGATCGGGCACATACGTTCAAACGAAGAAAAACACACCACTTGTATCGACTCTGCGTTATCCCCTTCAGCGTCGCCCCTGCGAGGTACGGAGAGATGGCCAACGGCGGCACTCACGACTCAGAGCAAAACAACCCCTTTGACACTTGTGAGACGCTAGACGCGATTGGCAACGGTGCCTCAGCTCCAAAACCGAGGGGAAGAACCACGAGGCTAAAAAGAAACGACCTTGACTTTCACCGATTTAAAGTGTACTTCTTCAGGTCGGGGGAATGGCACCGTCTTGCTTATTTCGatttctgctgctgccacggcaCTGATTGCTTGCACGCCTCCCTGCAACGAATGGGACTCTTCCCGGTGACCAACGGCG encodes:
- a CDS encoding putative malate dehydrogenase; protein product: MKQSILSRFKVAVLGASGAIGQPLSMALVQNKRVSDLALYDIVQPRGIAVDLSHFPRKVKIAGYPTKWIHKALDGADVVLMPAGMPRRPGMTHDDLFNTNALTVHELSAAVARYSPKAILAIISNPLNSLVPVAAETLRRAGVYDPRKVFGLITLNMMRARKMLGDFAGLDPETLDVPVIGGHSGQTIVPLFSQSGVALTREQAEYLTHRVRVGGDEVVRAKEGHGSSSLSMALAAAEWTEGVLRAMDGEKNLLRCSFVESPLFADKCRFFGSTVEVGKEGVERVLPLPPLDEYEEEQLDRCLPDLEKNIRKGLLFVAENSSTITTSSTLP
- a CDS encoding malate dehydrogenase, translating into MRCSRAYFSRVAVLGAAGGIGQPLALLLKNNAHVKELKLYDIKGAPGVAADLSHICSSAKVTGYSQEELNKAVQNTDLVLIPAGVPRKPGMTRDDLFNTNAGIVRDLVTAVARAAPKAIIGVISNPVNSTVPVAAETLKKLGAYDPGRLFGVTTLDVVRARTFVAEALGRSPYDIDVPVVGGHSGETIVPLLSGFPSLSKEQVEQLTYRIQFGGDEVVKAKSGAGSATLSMAHAGNEWATAVLRALSGEKGVTVCTYVESSVEPSCTFFSSPVELGKNGVEKIHCVPKLNAYEEKLMAKCLEGLQGNIKKGVAFGCK
- a CDS encoding putative malate dehydrogenase; translated protein: MSFLFRRSPAALKKAKVVLFGCNSAVGQPLSLLLKLNPHVEELVCCSTAADDDMPGAGIAADLSHVDTLPKVHYAADEGQWPVLLRDAQLILLCFGRSFDPLHQDRDRVLKVAAPMARRIMDAVAASDAKGNIAVVSSPVNALTPLCAEFLKASGKFDPRKLFGVTTLDVIRTRKLVAAALHMNPYDVSVPVVGGRGGVTTCPLIAQTGLRIPLEDIIRISGEVQSYGVPFEVIVGTGLHDSLSTEAAPPVALSLAYATCDFSTSLLKAQRGDVGIVECALVESTMRPETSFFSSRVELGRDGVQRIFPMGALTTYEHELIETAVPQLARDVQAGIEAATRLL
- a CDS encoding adenylate kinase 2: MKIVVEGPPQGGKTTLASVVKERYGLCYVSTSEAVRNAVHFGNSTYSSQLKHLIDNDQHISDSLLVKVVSEATRRPDCINGFVLDGFPCTRKQSKLMQDLENVKVDRVVVLDITDNELLTRFGGRWYHLKSGRVYHTLYNPPLTAGKDDDTGEPLEQHTEDKPEVIVQRMFQYRRQLSELRKTFANDAWLTVEASGNVESVRNNVFAVLDPLYFAQTAKKAKKPWWKLW